The Actinomycetota bacterium genome window below encodes:
- the groEL gene encoding chaperonin GroEL: MAAKMIAFNEEARRALERGMNQLADAVKITLGPKGRNVVIEKKWGAPTITNDGVSIAKEIELEDPLEKIGAELVKEVAKKTNDVAGDGTTTATVLAQAMVREGLRNVAAGANPMGLKKGIEKAVERAVEAIKDQAKEIEDKDEIAHVASISANNDPEIGAMIAESMEKVGKDGVITVEESQTFGLELELVEGMRFDKGYISPYFITDPERMEAVLDEPVILVANAKIAAVKDLLPILEKVMQSGKPLVII; the protein is encoded by the coding sequence ATGGCAGCTAAGATGATCGCCTTCAACGAGGAGGCCCGACGGGCCCTCGAGCGAGGCATGAACCAGCTGGCCGACGCGGTCAAGATCACGCTCGGCCCAAAGGGTCGCAACGTCGTCATCGAGAAGAAGTGGGGAGCCCCCACGATCACGAACGACGGCGTATCGATCGCGAAAGAGATCGAGCTCGAGGACCCGCTTGAGAAGATCGGGGCCGAGCTCGTCAAGGAAGTCGCCAAGAAGACCAACGACGTCGCCGGTGACGGAACCACCACGGCGACCGTGCTCGCGCAGGCGATGGTCCGCGAGGGGCTTCGCAACGTCGCCGCCGGCGCCAACCCGATGGGCCTGAAGAAGGGGATCGAGAAGGCCGTCGAGCGGGCCGTCGAGGCGATCAAGGACCAGGCCAAGGAGATCGAGGACAAGGACGAGATCGCTCACGTCGCCTCCATCTCGGCGAACAACGACCCGGAGATCGGCGCGATGATCGCCGAGTCGATGGAGAAGGTCGGCAAGGACGGCGTCATCACCGTCGAGGAGTCGCAGACCTTCGGCCTCGAGCTCGAGCTCGTCGAAGGCATGCGCTTCGACAAGGGCTACATCTCGCCGTACTTCATCACCGATCCCGAGCGCATGGAAGCCGTGCTCGACGAGCCGGTGATCCTCGTGGCCAACGCGAAGATCGCCGCGGTGAAGGACCTGCTCCCGATCCTCGAGAAGGTCATGCAGTCCGGCAAGCCGCTCGTCATCATC
- a CDS encoding Rrf2 family transcriptional regulator, producing MFRFSLRTEYGLRALMELTRRWGDGPIPAREVAEHQNIPLRFLEHQLSALHKGGIVVSHRGAGGGTELARDPSELRISEIIEVLEGPIAAMFCLEPHDEEVCPQSHHCGLQELWGRVEGAVRDVFERTTLADLVTRHRELQPLLWPQMAHVRSVD from the coding sequence ATGTTCCGTTTCTCGCTCCGCACCGAATACGGGCTCCGTGCATTGATGGAGCTCACCCGACGATGGGGCGATGGTCCGATCCCCGCGCGCGAGGTCGCCGAGCACCAGAACATCCCACTCCGTTTCCTCGAGCATCAACTCTCCGCGTTGCACAAGGGCGGCATCGTCGTTTCGCATCGCGGTGCCGGCGGCGGGACCGAGCTCGCGCGCGATCCATCAGAGCTGCGGATCTCCGAGATCATCGAAGTGCTCGAAGGGCCGATCGCCGCGATGTTCTGTCTCGAGCCGCACGACGAGGAGGTCTGTCCGCAGAGCCATCACTGCGGCCTCCAAGAGTTGTGGGGTCGCGTCGAAGGCGCCGTGCGCGATGTGTTCGAACGAACGACGCTCGCCGATCTCGTGACGCGTCATCGCGAGCTTCAGCCGCTGCTGTGGCCGCAGATGGCGCACGTTCGCAGCGTCGACTGA
- a CDS encoding MoaD/ThiS family protein, producing MSVSVKIPTPLRRVTGGVADVSAAGGTVRELIEDLERQFPGMRERLCDETGALRRFVNVFVGDEDIRFLEGIETAIEEGAQVSIIPAVAGG from the coding sequence GTGAGCGTCAGCGTCAAGATCCCGACACCGCTCCGGCGCGTGACCGGCGGCGTGGCCGACGTTTCGGCGGCCGGAGGGACGGTTCGCGAGCTCATCGAGGATCTCGAGCGTCAGTTCCCGGGGATGCGCGAGCGGCTGTGCGACGAGACGGGCGCGCTCCGCCGTTTCGTCAACGTGTTCGTCGGCGACGAGGACATCCGGTTCCTGGAAGGGATCGAGACGGCGATCGAAGAAGGGGCGCAGGTCTCGATCATCCCCGCCGTCGCCGGCGGCTAA
- the thrC gene encoding threonine synthase, which produces MATVLGLRCRECSREYPAEPLHVCEFCFAPLEVVYDYERIAAEVSRSSIAAGPRSMWRYAPLLPGGEDRVDLGAGMTPLVRANRLAAELGLRELWLKNDTANPTHSFKDRVVSVALTVAKAFGYSTVACASTGNLANAVAAHAAHAGLEAYIFIPADLEAGKVVATAIYGPNLIAVKGTYDDVNRLCSEIAGEFDWAFVNVNIRPYYAEGSKSLAFEIVEQFGWEAPDHVVVPIASGSLLTKIKRGLDEMVKVGLIDGHATRISGAQASGCAPVATAFKSGTDHIRPVKPSTIAKSLAIGNPADGYYAVKVARDTGGAIEDVSDAEVVDGIQLLARTEGLFAETAGGVVIATLRKLCEAGVVRPDERVVALITGDGLKTIEAVAERTTPTMVIPPRLDDFRGQLDLISSGAEA; this is translated from the coding sequence ATGGCCACCGTCCTCGGCCTCCGCTGCCGCGAGTGCTCACGCGAATACCCGGCGGAACCGCTTCATGTCTGTGAGTTCTGCTTCGCGCCGCTGGAAGTCGTGTACGACTACGAGCGGATCGCAGCCGAGGTCTCGCGTTCCTCGATAGCGGCCGGGCCCCGGTCGATGTGGCGCTACGCGCCGCTGCTGCCGGGCGGCGAGGACCGGGTAGACCTCGGCGCCGGCATGACGCCGCTGGTGCGAGCGAACCGACTTGCCGCCGAGCTGGGGCTGCGAGAGCTGTGGCTGAAGAACGACACGGCCAACCCCACCCACTCCTTCAAGGACCGCGTCGTCTCGGTCGCGCTGACGGTGGCCAAGGCGTTCGGCTATTCAACCGTCGCGTGTGCCTCGACCGGCAACCTCGCCAATGCGGTGGCCGCGCACGCGGCTCACGCCGGGCTCGAGGCGTACATCTTTATCCCCGCCGACCTCGAGGCCGGGAAGGTCGTCGCCACGGCCATCTACGGCCCGAACCTGATCGCGGTGAAGGGCACCTACGACGACGTCAACCGCCTCTGCTCGGAGATCGCCGGTGAGTTCGACTGGGCGTTCGTCAACGTCAACATCAGGCCCTACTACGCCGAAGGCTCGAAGTCGCTCGCGTTCGAGATCGTCGAGCAGTTCGGCTGGGAAGCGCCCGACCATGTGGTGGTGCCGATCGCCAGCGGGTCGCTGCTCACCAAGATCAAGCGTGGCCTCGACGAGATGGTGAAGGTGGGCCTGATCGACGGCCACGCGACCAGGATCTCGGGTGCGCAGGCGAGCGGCTGCGCCCCGGTAGCGACCGCATTCAAGAGCGGAACCGACCACATCCGCCCCGTGAAGCCTTCGACGATCGCGAAGTCGCTCGCCATCGGCAACCCCGCGGACGGCTACTACGCGGTGAAGGTAGCTCGGGACACGGGCGGTGCGATCGAAGACGTCTCCGACGCGGAGGTCGTCGACGGCATCCAGCTCCTCGCGAGGACCGAAGGCCTCTTCGCCGAGACCGCGGGCGGCGTGGTCATCGCGACGCTCCGCAAGTTGTGCGAAGCGGGGGTCGTCCGGCCGGACGAGCGCGTCGTCGCGCTCATCACCGGCGACGGGTTGAAGACCATCGAGGCGGTGGCCGAGCGCACGACGCCGACGATGGTCATCCCGCCGCGGCTCGACGACTTCCGCGGTCAGCTCGATCTCATCTCCTCGGGGGCCGAAGCGTGA